The segment TTATTTACGTGCTTTCGGCTTCCTTCTCTTCCGGCAATGCCGTATCATCCGGCCGGGTTCTGCTGTGGCCTGTCGATTTCAGTCTGGAAGGTTATGAAGCTGTATTCAAAAACAAAGATATCGTCCGAGCTTACGGCAACACGTTTCTGTATACCATTCTGGGAACGCTGGTGAATGTCACTGTCGTTATGACCTGCGCCTACGCGCTGTCCAGACCGGGGCTGAAGGGCAGAGGCAGTTTTATGTTTCTGTTCACGTTCACGATGTTTTTCAGCGGCGGCCTGATTCCGTTCTATATATTAATGAAAGACCTCCATCTGATCAACACCATGTGGGCGATGGTGCTTCCGGGCGCGCTTTCCGTGTACAACATGATTATCGCACGAACCTTTATCCAGTCTTCCATTCCGGGAGAACTGATCGAAGCAACCAGCATCGACGGCTGCAGCGATGCGCGCTTTTTCTTCTCCTTCGTCCTACCGCTATCCAAAGCCGTGATCGCGGTCATCACACTGTTCTCGGCAGTGGGCCACTGGAACGCTTATTTCAATGCTCTAATGTATCTGAATGACCGCTCGCTGTACCCGCTGCAAATTATTTTGCGGGAGATTCTGATCATGAACCAGGTGGATGTGAGCATGATTATGGACCCTGAACTGCAGGTGGCCAAAGCTCAGGCGGCTGCCGTGCTGAAATACTCCCTGATTGTCGTGGCGACGGTTCCCATTTTATGCGTGTACCCGTTCATTCAGAAATATTTTGTCAAAGGGGTCATGATCGGTTCGCTGAAGGGCTAGTCCTCCCAAAGAAACAGGCAAGGGGTTGAGCCAAAGGAAATGAATCCATTAAGTGAGTTGCAGCCGCTGTCCGGCGCCGGTCTGTATGCATATATCGACGCGTTGGAGCGGCCGGCGGCTTTCAAGCCAACCGGTTTCTCCAAGGATATCTATCTGGATCTGATGGAAGGGTCGATTCAGGAATACGGGCTGGAGCAGGCCGACAAGAGCTGGGAGACAGACCCGCAGGGATGTCCTGAGGATCTCCAGACCTATTGCCGCGTGGTCTCTGTTCTGGCAGGATTGATGGCCGCCGGACGCAAGCTTGAACTTTTACCGCTATGGGAGAGCATGATGGAGACGGGCTGCCGGGAACTGCCGCGAACGACGGGCAATCAGATGGCTGATTTCAGTACCAAGGAACTGCTGCTGGCTTATAAGTCGATGAAGCCGTATGTTTCCGCAGAACAATCTGTAAAATGGAAAAATGAATTAGCCCGCATTGAGCCTGCGGTCAATTATGTGTATACGCTGGCTTCCGTTTCCGGACCTGAACGGCTGCACAATATCAATATTTACAACATGGCCGGGGAGTATTTGCGCGAAACAGAGGGGATGACAAGCGCCGCCGGTTATTTGGCCGAGCATTGGCCGGTGCAGCTGCGGAAATTCGACGGGAACGGAATGTATATGGACCCGGGCTGTCCGCTGTTGTACGATCTGGCGGCCCGATGCCACATCCAGCTGATGCTCGCGGCCGGGTACCGGGGAGCGTATCATGAAGAATTGAACCGCAAGCTGGCTGCCGGCGGAATGATGACCTTGTTCATGCAGTCTGCCGCCGGTCATTTTCCCTATGGAGGGCGCAGCAGCCAGTTCCAGTTCAATGAAGCGCTGGCGGCGGCGTGCGCGGAATTTGAAGCCGCGCGGTACCGGCGGCAGGGCAGACTCAAGCTGGCCGGCGCTTTCAAACGAAGCGCCAGACTGTCGGCGCAGGCTATCCTGCGCTACGTCCGTGATATTACGCCGCCGCGCCATGTCAAAAATCACTACGGCATCCGTTCCGGTTACGGGACGGAATCCTACGCGTATTATGACAAGTATATGATTACGCTAGGCAGCTTCGCTTATATGGCCTATTTGTTCGCGGAGGATGATATTGCCGAAGCGCCTTGTCCGGCTGAAAGCGGGGGATATATACTGGCGACCTCACAGCACTTCCACAAAGTGTTTGCCTCTGCCGGAGGCCAATCCGTGCAATTGGATACTGCCGCCGATCACCGCTACGACTCCACGGGCCTGGGAAGATATCACCGTCAGGGTGTTCCTGCGGAACTGGCATTGTCCAGCCCGCTGTGTGCCGCACCTGAATACCGGTTGCCCGGAGAGGTCCGCTCTCTGAACGCTGCGATTGGTCCGGGCTGGGAGCGGGAGGACGGGACAGCGGTATATCTGGCAGATTTGAGCGGCGGGCTGGAGCATGAGCTTCATGTCATCCGGCAAGACAGCGGCCGTGTGGAGTTCAGGATCACCTATCGCGGTCAGGGTCTGCCGGAAGACGGGCGGGTGACGGAAAGCTACGCTTTGTCGGAGGATGGGTTGGAGATTGTTTCCGAGCTTGACATGCAGGATGCGGTACCTATTCTGTACCGGGTGCCCCTGTTCTGCAGTAATGGACAGGAACGGAGCGCGATAACAGCGGAGCAGCATGCCGTAAATGTCGCGTTAGGCCCCTTCCGCTATACAGTTGGCGCAACCGGCTGCTCCTTCGAGTTAGAGGAAGAACACTGCGGCAACCGGAACGGGCAATACCGTCTGGCCGTGATCCGGTCGCCCGGTCCATCCTTGAGTCTTCGGCTTAAATTATGGGCGGAAGGGGGATAGGCGAGAGGCCTGAAAGAACAAGAGACAGACTAAATATACTGGGTAGACTAGAAGCTGGCATATTCGCCAGCTTTTTTTCTTTATGTAAAGTAGCGTAGATGTGAGCTTGGGTGTGGAATATGGTTGTTCTCGGCCAAGTGGTCAAGAAATTCACCTAAAAGGTCATGCAAATGGCCTTAAAGCAAATGCCAAACGGCAGGTACAATAAGAATACCACACGGATAAGACATAATGACTAAGGGTAAAGGAGGTATCCTATGGATTCAGATTTGGCAGCGGCGGATAGGCAGCCCGAGAACCATCCCCTTCGTACGGTAAAGCCGGAGCGGTTTCAGGCCCTGAAAAAGTACTGGGACTTATACCTGATTATGCTGCCGGGACTCGCGTATTTTATCATTTTTAAATATGTGCCCATGGGAGGCATCATCGTTGCCTTTCAGGATTTCAGCGCCTTTGCCGGCATCCGCGGCAGCGAATGGGTGGGACTTGCGCATTTTAAAAATATGTTTACGGACAGCGAGTTTTACACGGTATTCAAAAATACGCTGCTGATCAGTTTATACAAGCTGATCTGGGGATTTCCGGGTCCGATCATCCTGGCCTTGATGCTGAATGAAGTCCGGCACATGCTATATAAGCGCGGGGTCCAGACGCTTGTCTATTTACCGCATTTTCTGTCCTGGGTCATCATCGGAGGCATTCTGGTCAATGTGCTGTCCCCGGCAACGGGGATCGTCAATCAGTTTCTGGGTATGCTCGGTTTGGAGCCGATCTTCTTCCTGGGCAGTCAGGAATGGTTCAGAACGGTGCTTGTGGTCAGCGATATCTGGAAAGAAGCGGGATGGGGGGCCATCATCTATCTTGCTGCGCTGGCATCGATCGATCCACAAATCTACGAGGCTGCTGTCGTAGACGGCGCAAGCAAATGGAAGCAGCTGATCCACGTTACCCTGCCATCGCTCATCGGGACCATCGTGATCCTGTTCGTACTGCGCCTCGGGAGCGTTCTGGATGTCGGGTTCGAACAGATCTTTGTGCTCTACAATCCGCTGGTATACAATGTGGCCGATGTTATAGAGACTTATGTATACCGTACCGGAATCACGCAGGGCCAATTCAGCTTTACTACCGCTGTCGGGTTGTTCAAATCGGTCATCAGTCTGATATTGGTCGTCCTCGCCAACAAAGCCGCCAGAAAGCTTGGCCAGGACAGCTTATGGTAGAGGGGGTGAATCTATGAGACTTACTAGGGGGGAACATCTCGCATCGAGGCTTAATTACCTGGCCCTAGGTTTCATTGCACTGCTTGCGCTTCTCCCATTCCTGCATATCGTGGCCCAGTCTTTCAGCAGTCATCAGGCGATAACATCCGGCAGGGTGACGTTATGGCCGGTGGATTTCAGCTTCGAAGCGTATGTGAAGGTATTGCGCGAACAGGCCTTTATGAATGCCTTCAAGGTCAGCTTGCTGCGCACGGTCATCGGAACGCTGTTGAATGTGGTGATCACTTCTATGTTGGCCTATCCGCTGTCCAAGGCTTATATTAAAGGACGATCAGCCATCATGTTCCTGATTGTGTTCACGATGCTGTTTAACGGGGGCATGATTCCAACCTTTCTGGTCGTGAAAGCGACCGGGCTGCTGAATTCCTTCTGGGTCTATATCATTCCTGGAGCGGTTAGCGCGTTCAATGTTATTATTATGAAAAATTTCTTTCAAGGCGTGCCGCCCGAATTGGAGGAATCAGCCAAGATTGACGGCTCCTCCAATATCGGAACGCTCGTCCGGATCGTCGTTCCGTTATCCATGCCGGTCATTGCCACGATTACCTTGTTCCATGCGGTCGGACATTGGAACGCCTTCTTTGACACCGTCCTGTATGTGACGGACCGGAATCTTTTCCCGCTGCAGGTGTATCTGCGTGAGCTGATCATGTTCAATCAATCGAACATCAGCAATAACAACGGGTATTCCGCCAATATTGACAGCACCCTGCTGGCCTTGGAGTCCTTGAAGGCTGCGGCGCTGATTGCAAGCACGGTTCCTATCCTGATTGTGTATCCGTTTCTGCAGAAGCATTTTGTCAAAGGGATTATGCTTGGATCGGTAAAAGGCTAGAACGGCATGTAACATGAGATAAGAGAGGGGATTGTTATATGAAAGTCTCAATCTTTGCAAAAAGATCCGTATCCATCCTGGCGGTGACCTCCATGCTGCTGGTGTCTGCGTGTTCATCCGGTACGAAGGAGGGAGGGGCCGAAGGGAAGGAAGAACGTCAGGCCATTGATATCGTATTAAGCAATGCCGGACGGAAGTTTCCGCCGGGCATGGACGAGAACAATAATCCTTATATTGATTACATCCGCGAGAACACGGGCCTGGACATCAAGCTGATCACGCCTCCTGCGGACGGTTACGGGGATGCCCTGAACGTGATTATGGCCTCCGATGATCTGCCGGATATGCTCCTGTCCTATGACGCCAATTGGTTCGAAAGCTATGTCCGGCAGAAGGCCCTTACCCCTCTGAATGATTTAATCGACGAATACGGACCGAATCTGAAGAAAAGTATCCCGGAGGAAGCCTGGAAGGTCGTCACCGTGGACGGAAAGATCTATGCGATTCCCGGCCTGAACCCGATCCCGGGCAATGAAATCATGTTTGCACGCAAGGATTGGCTGGACCGTCTGGGGCTCAAACCGCCGGCAACGCTGGAAGAATACAAACAGGTGATTCGCGCTTTTGCACAGGATGATCCGGACGGAAACGGCAAAGACGATACGTTTGGCCTGATCCTGCAGGAAAACCTCGGCAGAGTAGCTCCGTTTATCGGGGCATGGGGAATCCAGCGGGGCCAATGGACTGAACGGGACGGGCAATTGGTGAATTCCAGCACACTGCCGGAAATGAAGGAAGCACTAAGCTATCTTGCCGATCTCTATAAGGAAAAGC is part of the Paenibacillus sp. FSL M7-0420 genome and harbors:
- a CDS encoding carbohydrate ABC transporter permease, with product MRLTRGEHLASRLNYLALGFIALLALLPFLHIVAQSFSSHQAITSGRVTLWPVDFSFEAYVKVLREQAFMNAFKVSLLRTVIGTLLNVVITSMLAYPLSKAYIKGRSAIMFLIVFTMLFNGGMIPTFLVVKATGLLNSFWVYIIPGAVSAFNVIIMKNFFQGVPPELEESAKIDGSSNIGTLVRIVVPLSMPVIATITLFHAVGHWNAFFDTVLYVTDRNLFPLQVYLRELIMFNQSNISNNNGYSANIDSTLLALESLKAAALIASTVPILIVYPFLQKHFVKGIMLGSVKG
- a CDS encoding ABC transporter permease; its protein translation is MDSDLAAADRQPENHPLRTVKPERFQALKKYWDLYLIMLPGLAYFIIFKYVPMGGIIVAFQDFSAFAGIRGSEWVGLAHFKNMFTDSEFYTVFKNTLLISLYKLIWGFPGPIILALMLNEVRHMLYKRGVQTLVYLPHFLSWVIIGGILVNVLSPATGIVNQFLGMLGLEPIFFLGSQEWFRTVLVVSDIWKEAGWGAIIYLAALASIDPQIYEAAVVDGASKWKQLIHVTLPSLIGTIVILFVLRLGSVLDVGFEQIFVLYNPLVYNVADVIETYVYRTGITQGQFSFTTAVGLFKSVISLILVVLANKAARKLGQDSLW
- a CDS encoding extracellular solute-binding protein, with the protein product MKVSIFAKRSVSILAVTSMLLVSACSSGTKEGGAEGKEERQAIDIVLSNAGRKFPPGMDENNNPYIDYIRENTGLDIKLITPPADGYGDALNVIMASDDLPDMLLSYDANWFESYVRQKALTPLNDLIDEYGPNLKKSIPEEAWKVVTVDGKIYAIPGLNPIPGNEIMFARKDWLDRLGLKPPATLEEYKQVIRAFAQDDPDGNGKDDTFGLILQENLGRVAPFIGAWGIQRGQWTERDGQLVNSSTLPEMKEALSYLADLYKEKLIDPEWALNKMANVDEKVASGKVGLFSGNWYDTRGPILTNQKNDPNAEWITLEYPTGPDGKQGTWGNSYVSGFNVIPVTSKHPEAVIKMLDFMIGDGYRTLMLGFEGEVWNMEDGKVVTNFDEHNKHIYRLTLGEAIVPFNSEVSRERLDSLGMEFKLNEIVDKINKVAIRNQYLGVPTPGMGKYGPKLSKMEVEAFTKIIIGQQPVDSFDQFVEDWKKNGGEEMTKEVNGQ
- a CDS encoding carbohydrate ABC transporter permease, which encodes MGQSKFSTHPTSDKVYYIISGFILTFILIAVSYPLIYVLSASFSSGNAVSSGRVLLWPVDFSLEGYEAVFKNKDIVRAYGNTFLYTILGTLVNVTVVMTCAYALSRPGLKGRGSFMFLFTFTMFFSGGLIPFYILMKDLHLINTMWAMVLPGALSVYNMIIARTFIQSSIPGELIEATSIDGCSDARFFFSFVLPLSKAVIAVITLFSAVGHWNAYFNALMYLNDRSLYPLQIILREILIMNQVDVSMIMDPELQVAKAQAAAVLKYSLIVVATVPILCVYPFIQKYFVKGVMIGSLKG